One region of Etheostoma spectabile isolate EspeVRDwgs_2016 chromosome 21, UIUC_Espe_1.0, whole genome shotgun sequence genomic DNA includes:
- the taok2b gene encoding serine/threonine-protein kinase TAO2 isoform X2, whose amino-acid sequence MPSSVRAGSLKDPEVAELFFREDPEKLFTDLREIGHGSFGAVYFAHDIRTNEVVAIKKMSYSGKQSNEKWQDIIKEVKFLQKLRHPNTVEYHGCYLREHTAWLVMEYCLGSASDLLEVHKKPLQEVEIAAITHGALQGLVYLHSHNMIHRDVKAGNILLTEPGQVKLGDFGSASIVAPANSFVGTPYWMAPEVILAMDEGQYDGKVDVWSLGITCIELAERKPPLFNMNAMSALYHIAQNESPVLQSNHWSDYFRNFVDSCLQKIAQDRPTSDVLLKHHFLCRERPMTAVMDLIARTKDAVRELDNLQYRKMKKILFHEAHNGPAPEGGEEEEDVEQYMLRTGTVNSMESSHSLPSMSISASSQSSSVNSLADGSDDSGEMAMMQEGEHTVTSNSSVLHKPLSHDNIYDDPYQPEVDPLREALSAGGGGGSGGGGGGGGGGGGGGRRRRGRDHFATIRTASLVTRQIQEHEQGSALREQMSGYKRMRRQHQKQLMGLENKLKAEMDEHQLRLDKELENQRNSFSMEGEKLSKKHQAILEKETKAVLTEEKKFQQHILGQQKKELTGLLESQKRQYRQRKEQLKEELNENQSTPKREKQEWLVHQKECLQQLQAEEEAGLLRRQRQYYELQCRQYKRKMLLARHNLEQDLLREDLNKKQTLKDLECAMLLRHHESTQELEFRQLGLVQRTRADLIRTQHQTELTNQMEYNKRREQELRQKHAVEVRQQPKSLKVSEEGEDSEAGVVGVEGEDERDGEFERGSEVVAKEMLDGAVFEDDEMCASVPLVKRNVEFNDNNITKGEDAKEREEWKVSEEGTVVREVEGVQWEYEEDPSKTARVDTDDEEEEGRGVADGCPSEYISSLSPEKRRLRERVIDELSEFYFPDVAEELEPEPITSPPPPPPTQTAFPSLFSHAICLLLSLSAAAQPSNLTLLLLSIFLLSLRRSPPLPSVASVLLSAELAFLALFFSYLFLRSCCSLSLSTYLSISLWANGLFSLGLALSLGIYYIPMILISASFLSSPSLFLSLYLVVVLIVRPARDFLQYAPRKFNRLCMRVLFRLPRPLFAMCQSVLGGMAERNLYEMFPKAGRNWGGRQSKIPVPLKSLPLEYQARCSNTSPLAKGLLWVKRFSRRPLGVLADLANSIVLKCAGKLLKKLPVSVWITLQTLGLLKKENPSRLPRLLPREVRERRQREMRGRERERQRRRESLFREEAKWECGLRRTSSGRFVRRKIRPWR is encoded by the exons CTGGTGATGGAGTACTGCTTGGGCTCAGCTTCTGACCTCTTAGAAG TCCACAAGAAACCTCTCCAGGAAGTGGAAATAGCTGCCATAACCCATGGTGCATTGCAGGGATTGGTGTATCTTCACTCTCACAACATGATTCACAG aGATGTGAAGGCAGGAAACATCTTGCTAACGGAGCCGGGTCAGGTCAAACTGGGAGACTTTGGGTCTGCCTCCATCGTTGCCCCAGCCAACTCCTTCGTGGGAACACCTTACTG GATGGCCCCTGAGGTGATCCTGGCCATGGACGAGGGTCAGTACGACGGGAAGGTGGATGTGTGGTCACTTGGCATTACCTGCATAGAGCTGG CGGAAAGAAAGCCTCCTCTGTTCAACATGAATGCTATGAGTGCCTTATACCACATCGCCCAGAATGAAAGCCCTGTGTTGCAGTCTAATCACTG GTCGGATTATTTCCGCAATTTTGTGGACTCCTGTTTGCAAAAGATCGCCCAGGACAGACCTACCTCTGATGTGCTGCTCAAG CACCATTTCCTATGCAGAGAGCGTCCCATGACAGCTGTGATGGACCTGATCGCCCGCACCAAGGACGCTGTCCGGGAGCTGGACAACCTTCAGTACCGGAAGATGAAGAAAATCCTCTTCCATGAAGCACACAACGGCCCCGCACCAGAAGGAGGCGAAGAGGAAGAG GATGTGGAGCAGTATATGCTGCGCACCGGCACAGTCAACAGCATGGAGAGCTCCCACTCTTTGCCATCCATGTCAATCAGTGCCAGCTCCCAGAGCAGCTCAGTCAACAGCCTGGCAGACGGCTCCGACGACAGCGGGGAGATGGCCATGATGCAGGAGGGAGAGCACACCGTCACCTCCAACAGCTCCGTCCTGCACAAGCCCCTG AGCCATGACAACATCTACGATGATCCCTATCAGCCAGAGGTTGACCCACTACGAGAAGCATTGTCTGCAGGTGGAGGGGGAGGCAGCGGAGGAGGAggcggtggaggaggaggaggaggaggcggagggaGGCGACGTCGAGGCAGAGATCATTTTGCCACCATCAGGACAGCCTCGCTCGTCACTCGTCAGATCCAGGAACATGAGCAGGGCTCGGCCCTGAGAGAGCAGATGTCTGG GTACAAGCGGATGCGCCGGCAGCACCAGAAGCAGCTGATGGGCTTGGAGAACAAGCTGAAGGCAGAAATGGACGAGCACCAGCTGAGACTGGACAAAGAGCTGGAGAATCAGAGGAACAGCTTTTCAATGGAGGGAGAAAAGCTCTCCAAGAAGCACCAGGCTATCCTTGAGAAGGAG ACGAAGGCAGTTCTAACTGAGGAGAAGAAGTTTCAACAGCACATACTGGGCCAGCAAAAGAAAGAGTTGACGGGTCTGCTGGAGTCCCAGAAACGGCAGTATCGCCAACGCAAGGAGCAGCTCAAAGAG GAACTGAATGAGAACCAGTCAACGCCAAAGCGGGAGAAACAAGAGTGGTTGGTGCATCAGAAAGAGTgtctgcagcagctgcaggctGAGGAAGAGGCAGGCCTGCTGCGGCGGCAGAGGCAGTATTATGAGCTGCAGTGTCGTCAGTACAAGAGGAAGATGCTGCTGGCACGCCACAACCTGGAGCAAGACCTGCTCCGAGag GACCTGAACAAGAAGCAGACTCTGAAGGACCTGGAGTGTGCAATGCTTCTACGTCACCACGAGTCCACCCAGGAGCTGGAGTTCCGCCAGCTGGGTTTGGTGCAGCGCACTCGGGCCGACCTGATCCGCACGCAGCACCAGACGGAGCTCACCAACCAGATGGAGTATAACAAGAGGCGTGAGCAGGAGCTGCGTCAGAAACACGCCGTGGAGGTCCGCCAGCAGCCCAAGAGCCTCAAAGtgagtgaggagggagaggacaGCGAGGCGGGGGTGGTAGGAGTAGAGGGGGAGGACGAGAGGGATGGCGAGTTTGAAAGGGGGAGTGAGGTGGTAGCTAAGGAGATGCTTGATGGAGCAGTGTTTGAAGATGATGAAATGTGTGCGAGTGTCCCTCTGGTTAAAAGGAATGTTGAGTTCAATGACAACAATATCACAAAGGGAGAAGAtgcgaaagagagagaggagtggaAAGTCAGTGAAGAGGGGACAGTAGTGAGGGAAGTAGAAGGAGTGCAATGGGAGTACGAGGAGGATCCCAGTAAAACTGCACGTGTCGACACCGAtgacgaggaggaagagggcAGGGGCGTGGCCGACGGTTGTCCGTCAGAGTACATCTCGTCCCTGTCACCAGAAAAGAGGCGACTCCGTGAGCGAGTGATCGATGAGCTGTCTGAGTTTTACTTCCCCGATGTTGCAGAGGAGCTGGAGCCTGAACCCATCacttcccctcctccccctccccccacccagACTGCTTTCCCTTCACTCTTCTCTCACGCcatctgcctcctcctctccctctccgcTGCTGCCCAGCCCTCCAACCTCACTTTGCTGCTACtctccatcttcctcctctccctccgtCGCTCGCCTCCTCTGCCCTCGGTGGCCTCTGTTCTTCTTTCCGCTGAGCTTGCCTTCTTGGCGCTGTTCTTCTCGTACCTCTTCCTTCGTTCATGctgttctctttctctttccacaTACCTGTCGATCAGCCTCTGGGCCAACGGCCTCTTCAGTTTAGGTCTCGCCCTCAGTTTGGGGATTTATTACATCCCCATGATTTTGATTTCAGCCTCCTTCCTcagctctccctccctcttcctctctctctactTGGTGGTGGTGCTGATTGTTAGGCCGGCCCGCGACTTCCTCCAGTACGCACCCCGTAAATTCAACCGCCTCTGCATGCGCGTCCTTTTCCGCCTGCCTCGGCCCCTTTTTGCTATGTGCCAGTCAGTCCTGGGCGGTATGGCTGAGCGTAACCTCTATGAGATGTTTCCAAAAGCAGGGCGCAACTGGGGTGGGCGCCAGTCCAAAATCCCAGTCCCCCTAAAGAGCTTGCCTTTAGAGTATCAGGCTCGCTGCAGTAACACCTCTCCCTTGGCCAAGGGCCTCCTGTGGGTGAAGCGTTTCAGTAGACGCCCCCTTGGGGTCCTGGCAGACCTGGCTAACTCCATAGTGCTAAAATGTGCTGGAAAGCTTCTTAAAAAGCTTCCGGTCAGTGTCTGGATCACACTCCAAACTCTAGGCCTCTTGAAGAAGGAGAACCCAAGCAGGCTGCCCCGCCTGCTACCCAGGGAGgtcagagagaggagacaaagGGAgatgagggggagagagagggagagacagagaaggagagagagttTGTTCCGTGAAGAGGCAAAGTGGGAGTGTGGGTTGAGGCGAACATCATCTGGAAGGTTTGTCAGGAGGAAAATTCGGCCGTGGAGATAG
- the taok2b gene encoding serine/threonine-protein kinase TAO2 isoform X3, translating to MPSSVRAGSLKDPEVAELFFREDPEKLFTDLREIGHGSFGAVYFAHDIRTNEVVAIKKMSYSGKQSNEKWQDIIKEVKFLQKLRHPNTVEYHGCYLREHTAWLVMEYCLGSASDLLEVHKKPLQEVEIAAITHGALQGLVYLHSHNMIHRDVKAGNILLTEPGQVKLGDFGSASIVAPANSFVGTPYWMAPEVILAMDEGQYDGKVDVWSLGITCIELAERKPPLFNMNAMSALYHIAQNESPVLQSNHWSDYFRNFVDSCLQKIAQDRPTSDVLLKHHFLCRERPMTAVMDLIARTKDAVRELDNLQYRKMKKILFHEAHNGPAPEGGEEEEDVEQYMLRTGTVNSMESSHSLPSMSISASSQSSSVNSLADGSDDSGEMAMMQEGEHTVTSNSSVLHKPLSHDNIYDDPYQPEVDPLREALSAGGGGGSGGGGGGGGGGGGGGRRRRGRDHFATIRTASLVTRQIQEHEQGSALREQMSGYKRMRRQHQKQLMGLENKLKAEMDEHQLRLDKELENQRNSFSMEGEKLSKKHQAILEKEVSWWRTKAVLTEEKKFQQHILGQQKKELTGLLESQKRQYRQRKEQLKEELNENQSTPKREKQEWLVHQKECLQQLQAEEEAGLLRRQRQYYELQCRQYKRKMLLARHNLEQDLLREDLNKKQTLKDLECAMLLRHHESTQELEFRQLGLVQRTRADLIRTQHQTELTNQMEYNKRREQELRQKHAVEVRQQPKSLKSKELQIKRQFQDTCKIQTRQYKALRNHLLENTPKSDHKAVLKRLKDEQTRKLAILAEQYDHSINDMLSTQALRLDETQEAEYKVLRMQLQQELELLNAYQSKIKIHTDTQHDREVKDLEQRVSIRRALLEQRIEEEMLSLQNERSERIRTLLERQASEIESFDSESLRLGFSNMALTGIPSEAYPMQGYSNIPPPSSRSAGHWSHGMHPQSVPPQQHSRRSHNSSSSSSSGIGSSSGAGDRRSESSSSSHALGMALGLGRDGREVHHSSRSSASSSSSSSSSSSHHQRHHLPQHYHHQSTPQLYRERERDREREREKEREREWAGVRGSGGDLAHPHPLPFSHHLPSRSSSQSLAMLPPPPPAPPSISGPSSSSSSSSSSQGGIYSGGGLGVRGAPSLLALRNSPQPLRRTASGGGPGGAGGSDGVLSRSTSVTSHISNGSHLSYS from the exons CTGGTGATGGAGTACTGCTTGGGCTCAGCTTCTGACCTCTTAGAAG TCCACAAGAAACCTCTCCAGGAAGTGGAAATAGCTGCCATAACCCATGGTGCATTGCAGGGATTGGTGTATCTTCACTCTCACAACATGATTCACAG aGATGTGAAGGCAGGAAACATCTTGCTAACGGAGCCGGGTCAGGTCAAACTGGGAGACTTTGGGTCTGCCTCCATCGTTGCCCCAGCCAACTCCTTCGTGGGAACACCTTACTG GATGGCCCCTGAGGTGATCCTGGCCATGGACGAGGGTCAGTACGACGGGAAGGTGGATGTGTGGTCACTTGGCATTACCTGCATAGAGCTGG CGGAAAGAAAGCCTCCTCTGTTCAACATGAATGCTATGAGTGCCTTATACCACATCGCCCAGAATGAAAGCCCTGTGTTGCAGTCTAATCACTG GTCGGATTATTTCCGCAATTTTGTGGACTCCTGTTTGCAAAAGATCGCCCAGGACAGACCTACCTCTGATGTGCTGCTCAAG CACCATTTCCTATGCAGAGAGCGTCCCATGACAGCTGTGATGGACCTGATCGCCCGCACCAAGGACGCTGTCCGGGAGCTGGACAACCTTCAGTACCGGAAGATGAAGAAAATCCTCTTCCATGAAGCACACAACGGCCCCGCACCAGAAGGAGGCGAAGAGGAAGAG GATGTGGAGCAGTATATGCTGCGCACCGGCACAGTCAACAGCATGGAGAGCTCCCACTCTTTGCCATCCATGTCAATCAGTGCCAGCTCCCAGAGCAGCTCAGTCAACAGCCTGGCAGACGGCTCCGACGACAGCGGGGAGATGGCCATGATGCAGGAGGGAGAGCACACCGTCACCTCCAACAGCTCCGTCCTGCACAAGCCCCTG AGCCATGACAACATCTACGATGATCCCTATCAGCCAGAGGTTGACCCACTACGAGAAGCATTGTCTGCAGGTGGAGGGGGAGGCAGCGGAGGAGGAggcggtggaggaggaggaggaggaggcggagggaGGCGACGTCGAGGCAGAGATCATTTTGCCACCATCAGGACAGCCTCGCTCGTCACTCGTCAGATCCAGGAACATGAGCAGGGCTCGGCCCTGAGAGAGCAGATGTCTGG GTACAAGCGGATGCGCCGGCAGCACCAGAAGCAGCTGATGGGCTTGGAGAACAAGCTGAAGGCAGAAATGGACGAGCACCAGCTGAGACTGGACAAAGAGCTGGAGAATCAGAGGAACAGCTTTTCAATGGAGGGAGAAAAGCTCTCCAAGAAGCACCAGGCTATCCTTGAGAAGGAGGTGAGCTGGTGGAGG ACGAAGGCAGTTCTAACTGAGGAGAAGAAGTTTCAACAGCACATACTGGGCCAGCAAAAGAAAGAGTTGACGGGTCTGCTGGAGTCCCAGAAACGGCAGTATCGCCAACGCAAGGAGCAGCTCAAAGAG GAACTGAATGAGAACCAGTCAACGCCAAAGCGGGAGAAACAAGAGTGGTTGGTGCATCAGAAAGAGTgtctgcagcagctgcaggctGAGGAAGAGGCAGGCCTGCTGCGGCGGCAGAGGCAGTATTATGAGCTGCAGTGTCGTCAGTACAAGAGGAAGATGCTGCTGGCACGCCACAACCTGGAGCAAGACCTGCTCCGAGag GACCTGAACAAGAAGCAGACTCTGAAGGACCTGGAGTGTGCAATGCTTCTACGTCACCACGAGTCCACCCAGGAGCTGGAGTTCCGCCAGCTGGGTTTGGTGCAGCGCACTCGGGCCGACCTGATCCGCACGCAGCACCAGACGGAGCTCACCAACCAGATGGAGTATAACAAGAGGCGTGAGCAGGAGCTGCGTCAGAAACACGCCGTGGAGGTCCGCCAGCAGCCCAAGAGCCTCAAA tcCAAAGAGCTGCAGATTAAGCGTCAGTTCCAGGACACCTGTAAGATCCAAACCCGTCAGTACAAGGCCCTGCGCAACCACCTGCTGGAGAACACACCCAAGTCGGACCACAAGGCTGTGCTGAAGCGGCTGAAGGACGAGCAGACTCGTAAGCTGGCCATCCTGGCCGAGCAGTATGACCACTCCATCAATGATATGCTGTCGACACAGGCT CTGCGATTGGATGAGACCCAGGAAGCGGAGTACAAAGTGCTGCGGATGCAGCTGCAGCAGGAGCTGGAGCTGCTTAACGCCTACCAGAGCAAGATCAAGATCCACACCGACACGCAACACGACAGAGAGGTCAAGGACCTGGAACAGAGGGTGTCCATCCGCCGCGCTCTGCTGGAGCAGAGG ATTGAGGAAGAGATGCTGTCCCTGCAGAATGAGCGGTCAGAACGCATCCGCACCCTCCTGGAGCGGCAGGCCAGCGAGATCGAGTCCTTCGACTCTGAGAGCTTGCGTCTGGGCTTCAGCAACATGGCGCTGACAGGCATCCCCAGTGAGGCCTACCCCATGCAGGGCTACTCCAACATCCCGCCCCCCAGCTCGCGCTCCGCCGGCCACTGGAGCCACGGCATGCACCCGCAGAGCGTGCCCCCGCAGCAGCACTCCCGCCGCAgccacaacagcagcagcagcagcagcagcggcatcGGTAGCAGCAGCGGAGCCGGGGACCGCAGGAGCgagtcttcctcttcctcccatGCCCTGGGAATGGCCCTGGGGCTGGGCAGAGACGGGAGGGAGGTGCACCACTCGTCCCGTTCCTccgcctcctcttcctcctcctcctcctcttcttcctctcaccACCAACGCCACCACCTGCCCCAGCACTACCACCACCAGAGCACGCCACAGCTCTACCGCGAGCGGGAGCGAGATCGGGAGAGGGAGcgggagaaggagagggagcgGGAGTGGGCTGGAGTGCGAGGCTCCGGCGGCGACCTGGCCCACCCACACCCCCTGCCCTTCTCCCATCACCTACCCTCACGCTCCTCCTCTCAGTCCCTGGCCATGCTACCTCCCCCACCGCCtgcccctccctccatctccggcccgtcctcctcttcttcctcctcctcttcttcacaGGGGGGGATCTACTCCGGCGGCGGGCTGGGTGTGCGCGGTGCCCCCAGCTTGTTGGCCCTGAGGAACAGCCCCCAACCTCTGAGGAGGACGGCTTCCGGCGGAGGGCCCGGAGGAGCCGGGGGCAGCGACGGCGTCCTGAGCCGAAGCACCTCAGTCACTTCGCACATCTCTAACGGCTCCCACCTCTCCTACTCTTAA
- the taok2b gene encoding serine/threonine-protein kinase TAO2 isoform X4: MPSSVRAGSLKDPEVAELFFREDPEKLFTDLREIGHGSFGAVYFAHDIRTNEVVAIKKMSYSGKQSNEKWQDIIKEVKFLQKLRHPNTVEYHGCYLREHTAWLVMEYCLGSASDLLEVHKKPLQEVEIAAITHGALQGLVYLHSHNMIHRDVKAGNILLTEPGQVKLGDFGSASIVAPANSFVGTPYWMAPEVILAMDEGQYDGKVDVWSLGITCIELAERKPPLFNMNAMSALYHIAQNESPVLQSNHWSDYFRNFVDSCLQKIAQDRPTSDVLLKHHFLCRERPMTAVMDLIARTKDAVRELDNLQYRKMKKILFHEAHNGPAPEGGEEEEDVEQYMLRTGTVNSMESSHSLPSMSISASSQSSSVNSLADGSDDSGEMAMMQEGEHTVTSNSSVLHKPLSHDNIYDDPYQPEVDPLREALSAGGGGGSGGGGGGGGGGGGGGRRRRGRDHFATIRTASLVTRQIQEHEQGSALREQMSGYKRMRRQHQKQLMGLENKLKAEMDEHQLRLDKELENQRNSFSMEGEKLSKKHQAILEKETKAVLTEEKKFQQHILGQQKKELTGLLESQKRQYRQRKEQLKEELNENQSTPKREKQEWLVHQKECLQQLQAEEEAGLLRRQRQYYELQCRQYKRKMLLARHNLEQDLLREDLNKKQTLKDLECAMLLRHHESTQELEFRQLGLVQRTRADLIRTQHQTELTNQMEYNKRREQELRQKHAVEVRQQPKSLKSKELQIKRQFQDTCKIQTRQYKALRNHLLENTPKSDHKAVLKRLKDEQTRKLAILAEQYDHSINDMLSTQALRLDETQEAEYKVLRMQLQQELELLNAYQSKIKIHTDTQHDREVKDLEQRVSIRRALLEQRIEEEMLSLQNERSERIRTLLERQASEIESFDSESLRLGFSNMALTGIPSEAYPMQGYSNIPPPSSRSAGHWSHGMHPQSVPPQQHSRRSHNSSSSSSSGIGSSSGAGDRRSESSSSSHALGMALGLGRDGREVHHSSRSSASSSSSSSSSSSHHQRHHLPQHYHHQSTPQLYRERERDREREREKEREREWAGVRGSGGDLAHPHPLPFSHHLPSRSSSQSLAMLPPPPPAPPSISGPSSSSSSSSSSQGGIYSGGGLGVRGAPSLLALRNSPQPLRRTASGGGPGGAGGSDGVLSRSTSVTSHISNGSHLSYS; this comes from the exons CTGGTGATGGAGTACTGCTTGGGCTCAGCTTCTGACCTCTTAGAAG TCCACAAGAAACCTCTCCAGGAAGTGGAAATAGCTGCCATAACCCATGGTGCATTGCAGGGATTGGTGTATCTTCACTCTCACAACATGATTCACAG aGATGTGAAGGCAGGAAACATCTTGCTAACGGAGCCGGGTCAGGTCAAACTGGGAGACTTTGGGTCTGCCTCCATCGTTGCCCCAGCCAACTCCTTCGTGGGAACACCTTACTG GATGGCCCCTGAGGTGATCCTGGCCATGGACGAGGGTCAGTACGACGGGAAGGTGGATGTGTGGTCACTTGGCATTACCTGCATAGAGCTGG CGGAAAGAAAGCCTCCTCTGTTCAACATGAATGCTATGAGTGCCTTATACCACATCGCCCAGAATGAAAGCCCTGTGTTGCAGTCTAATCACTG GTCGGATTATTTCCGCAATTTTGTGGACTCCTGTTTGCAAAAGATCGCCCAGGACAGACCTACCTCTGATGTGCTGCTCAAG CACCATTTCCTATGCAGAGAGCGTCCCATGACAGCTGTGATGGACCTGATCGCCCGCACCAAGGACGCTGTCCGGGAGCTGGACAACCTTCAGTACCGGAAGATGAAGAAAATCCTCTTCCATGAAGCACACAACGGCCCCGCACCAGAAGGAGGCGAAGAGGAAGAG GATGTGGAGCAGTATATGCTGCGCACCGGCACAGTCAACAGCATGGAGAGCTCCCACTCTTTGCCATCCATGTCAATCAGTGCCAGCTCCCAGAGCAGCTCAGTCAACAGCCTGGCAGACGGCTCCGACGACAGCGGGGAGATGGCCATGATGCAGGAGGGAGAGCACACCGTCACCTCCAACAGCTCCGTCCTGCACAAGCCCCTG AGCCATGACAACATCTACGATGATCCCTATCAGCCAGAGGTTGACCCACTACGAGAAGCATTGTCTGCAGGTGGAGGGGGAGGCAGCGGAGGAGGAggcggtggaggaggaggaggaggaggcggagggaGGCGACGTCGAGGCAGAGATCATTTTGCCACCATCAGGACAGCCTCGCTCGTCACTCGTCAGATCCAGGAACATGAGCAGGGCTCGGCCCTGAGAGAGCAGATGTCTGG GTACAAGCGGATGCGCCGGCAGCACCAGAAGCAGCTGATGGGCTTGGAGAACAAGCTGAAGGCAGAAATGGACGAGCACCAGCTGAGACTGGACAAAGAGCTGGAGAATCAGAGGAACAGCTTTTCAATGGAGGGAGAAAAGCTCTCCAAGAAGCACCAGGCTATCCTTGAGAAGGAG ACGAAGGCAGTTCTAACTGAGGAGAAGAAGTTTCAACAGCACATACTGGGCCAGCAAAAGAAAGAGTTGACGGGTCTGCTGGAGTCCCAGAAACGGCAGTATCGCCAACGCAAGGAGCAGCTCAAAGAG GAACTGAATGAGAACCAGTCAACGCCAAAGCGGGAGAAACAAGAGTGGTTGGTGCATCAGAAAGAGTgtctgcagcagctgcaggctGAGGAAGAGGCAGGCCTGCTGCGGCGGCAGAGGCAGTATTATGAGCTGCAGTGTCGTCAGTACAAGAGGAAGATGCTGCTGGCACGCCACAACCTGGAGCAAGACCTGCTCCGAGag GACCTGAACAAGAAGCAGACTCTGAAGGACCTGGAGTGTGCAATGCTTCTACGTCACCACGAGTCCACCCAGGAGCTGGAGTTCCGCCAGCTGGGTTTGGTGCAGCGCACTCGGGCCGACCTGATCCGCACGCAGCACCAGACGGAGCTCACCAACCAGATGGAGTATAACAAGAGGCGTGAGCAGGAGCTGCGTCAGAAACACGCCGTGGAGGTCCGCCAGCAGCCCAAGAGCCTCAAA tcCAAAGAGCTGCAGATTAAGCGTCAGTTCCAGGACACCTGTAAGATCCAAACCCGTCAGTACAAGGCCCTGCGCAACCACCTGCTGGAGAACACACCCAAGTCGGACCACAAGGCTGTGCTGAAGCGGCTGAAGGACGAGCAGACTCGTAAGCTGGCCATCCTGGCCGAGCAGTATGACCACTCCATCAATGATATGCTGTCGACACAGGCT CTGCGATTGGATGAGACCCAGGAAGCGGAGTACAAAGTGCTGCGGATGCAGCTGCAGCAGGAGCTGGAGCTGCTTAACGCCTACCAGAGCAAGATCAAGATCCACACCGACACGCAACACGACAGAGAGGTCAAGGACCTGGAACAGAGGGTGTCCATCCGCCGCGCTCTGCTGGAGCAGAGG ATTGAGGAAGAGATGCTGTCCCTGCAGAATGAGCGGTCAGAACGCATCCGCACCCTCCTGGAGCGGCAGGCCAGCGAGATCGAGTCCTTCGACTCTGAGAGCTTGCGTCTGGGCTTCAGCAACATGGCGCTGACAGGCATCCCCAGTGAGGCCTACCCCATGCAGGGCTACTCCAACATCCCGCCCCCCAGCTCGCGCTCCGCCGGCCACTGGAGCCACGGCATGCACCCGCAGAGCGTGCCCCCGCAGCAGCACTCCCGCCGCAgccacaacagcagcagcagcagcagcagcggcatcGGTAGCAGCAGCGGAGCCGGGGACCGCAGGAGCgagtcttcctcttcctcccatGCCCTGGGAATGGCCCTGGGGCTGGGCAGAGACGGGAGGGAGGTGCACCACTCGTCCCGTTCCTccgcctcctcttcctcctcctcctcctcttcttcctctcaccACCAACGCCACCACCTGCCCCAGCACTACCACCACCAGAGCACGCCACAGCTCTACCGCGAGCGGGAGCGAGATCGGGAGAGGGAGcgggagaaggagagggagcgGGAGTGGGCTGGAGTGCGAGGCTCCGGCGGCGACCTGGCCCACCCACACCCCCTGCCCTTCTCCCATCACCTACCCTCACGCTCCTCCTCTCAGTCCCTGGCCATGCTACCTCCCCCACCGCCtgcccctccctccatctccggcccgtcctcctcttcttcctcctcctcttcttcacaGGGGGGGATCTACTCCGGCGGCGGGCTGGGTGTGCGCGGTGCCCCCAGCTTGTTGGCCCTGAGGAACAGCCCCCAACCTCTGAGGAGGACGGCTTCCGGCGGAGGGCCCGGAGGAGCCGGGGGCAGCGACGGCGTCCTGAGCCGAAGCACCTCAGTCACTTCGCACATCTCTAACGGCTCCCACCTCTCCTACTCTTAA